The following are encoded in a window of Haliotis asinina isolate JCU_RB_2024 chromosome 14, JCU_Hal_asi_v2, whole genome shotgun sequence genomic DNA:
- the LOC137261451 gene encoding gustatory receptor for sugar taste 64a-like: MGMGKDTYSGDFFWPSLILMSMIAGCSALLNHSILLLFLSISLLLTYEYDNCKLRLSKACEVSLKEEDIEDIRGYHASLTDLVEHVCSLMSKHVAAGYVSSFLIVCFCLYSLINDDKSFLEIAIAAAAVYFSILHLIALTYTGVRLHEAAHQPLNILHDLAGRNMPDRVIGLVTVFTNKLSQRQIGISALGLMTITKDMILTIIGTLLTYVFIVIQFKPNSSDGCRQAGNTTAI, from the exons ATGGGCATGGGGAAGGATACGTACAGTGGTGATTTCTTTTGGCCTTCACTCATTTTGATGTCGATGATTGCTGGCTGTTCCGCTCTGCTAAACCATTCGATATTACTTTTGTTCTTGTCCATCTCCCTCCTTCTTACGTATGAGTATGACAATTGCAAGCTGAGACTGTCAAAGGCTTGTGAAGTGTCCCTCAAAGAAGAGGATATTGAGGACATTCGAGGTTACCATGCATCCTTAACAGACCTGGTGGAACATGTGTGTTCTCTCATGTCCAAACACGTGGCGGCTGGTTATGTCAGCTCCTTCCTCATTGTATGTTTCTGCCTGTACAGCCTCATCAACGATGACAAGTCTTTTCTCGAAATAGCCATCGCCGCTGCTGCTGTGTACTTCTCCATTTTACACCTCATCGCTCTGACCTATACTGGTGTCAGACTGCATGAAGCG GCTCACCAACCTCTGAACATTCTGCATGATTTGGCTGGGAGAAATATGCCAGATAGAGTAATTGGATTG GTGACCGTGTTCACCAACAAGTTGTCTCAACGTCAGATCGGAATCAGTGCTTTAGGACTAATGACCATCACGAAGGACATGATCCTAACG ATAATCGGAACCCTTCTCACCTACGTTTTCATTGTGATCCAGTTTAAACCAAATTCAAGTGATGGATGTCGACAGGCTGGAAACACTACGGCAATATAG
- the LOC137260896 gene encoding gustatory receptor for sugar taste 64a-like, translated as MFMVSPAATDGSYSDTDDVEDTLTSCSCVATGVILSTMGDTSSDWFWPSLVLSSVTGGVASLLNHSLLLLFLSISLILTYEYDSCTLRLSRASEGTIKEEDIEDIRGYHASLTDLVEHVCSLMSKHVAAGYVSSFLIVCFCLYSLINDEKSIAGMSAAASAVYISTLDLIAFTYIGVRLHEAAHRPLNVLLDMNLENMSDRGIGLVTLFANKLSQRQIGISALGLMTITKDTILTIIGTLLTYVFIVIQFKPDSSVGIQHNGNATTA; from the exons ATGTTTATGGTTTCCCCAGCAGCTACCGATGGTTCATACAGTGACACAGATGATGTAGAGGACACATTGACAT CATGTTCCTGTGTTGCCACTGGTGTAATTCTGAGCACAATGGGTGACACATCCAGCGATTGGTTTTGGCCTTCACTAGTATTATCGTCGGTAACTGGTGGCGTTGCCTCCCTGCTAAACCATTCGTTATTGCTTTTGTTCTTGTCCATCTCCCTCATCCTTACTTATGAGTATGACAGTTGCACGCTGAGACTGTCAAGAGCTTCTGAAGGAACCATCAAGGAAGAGGATATTGAGGACATTCGAGGTTACCATGCATCCTTAACAGACCTGGTGGAACACGTGTGTTCCCTCATGTCCAAACACGTGGCTGCAGGTTACGTCAGTTCCTTCCTTATTGTGTGCTTCTGCCTGTACAGCCTCATCAACGACGAGAAATCCATTGCAGGCATGAGTGCTGCTGCATCTGCTGTGTATATCTCTACACTCGATCTCATCGCTTTCACTTATATAGGTGTCAGACTACACGAAGCG GCACACCGGCCTCTGAATGTTCTCCTGGACATGAATTTGGAAAATATGTCTGATAGAGGTATTGGACTG GTCACACTGTTTGCCAACAAATTGTCTCAACGTCAGATTGGAATCAGTGCTTTAGGCCTTATGACCATCACGAAGGACACTATCCTAACG ATCATCGGTACCCTCCTTACCTACGTTTTCATCGTGATCCAGTTTAAACCGGACTCATCAGTTGGAATTCAACACAATGGAAACGCTACGACAGCATAA